One cyanobiont of Ornithocercus magnificus DNA segment encodes these proteins:
- a CDS encoding L-aspartate oxidase produces the protein MTPLPAGKPIPSIRWDVVVIGAGAAGLMACLELPLELNVLLINRNTSRRSSSRWAQGGIAAVTRPEDSMASHAEDTLRAGAGLCDTDAVQLLVGEAPNCVKYLEKLGMTFDREDGQLATTLEAAHSHQRVLHVQDRTGRALIDVLRERVEHRPGLLHRRGIRVTQLWVEQGRCCGVQVLDGARLHWIPSRMVVLATGGGGHLFTNSTNPRQACGEGVVLAWEAGAVIEDLEFVQFHPTALHLPQAPCFLISEAVRGEGAILKDARGVSPVAHIPGRDLAPRDKVSQALIRSMRKAGDTSILLDLTPIPRAQLVRRFPTILKRCREFGLDPLQQPIPVAPAAHYWMGGVATDLTAATSLPGLHAVGEVACTGVHGANRLASNSLMECLVFAGQLAKVTLPEEPKVAIASAWSQQKWSTGPLSGPEETAGLVLAIDQLRQLCWLAAGVDRSARDLKSGLRDLKPAIGDLWQRPLLGMMRNQPKDQCLLLEEPTRQALNLLLDLGHRQRASLLLLQSCLFRRESRGGHFRQDAPMPLSQWRCHTQIQRDKELSTRPVRS, from the coding sequence ATGACTCCTCTGCCAGCTGGCAAGCCAATCCCATCAATTCGCTGGGATGTGGTAGTAATCGGCGCTGGGGCCGCTGGGCTAATGGCTTGCCTAGAACTGCCTCTCGAACTTAATGTCCTGCTAATTAATCGCAACACGAGCAGGCGATCCTCCAGCCGCTGGGCCCAGGGTGGCATAGCAGCTGTAACGCGGCCTGAAGACAGTATGGCAAGTCATGCTGAGGATACCTTGAGAGCAGGAGCAGGTTTGTGTGACACTGATGCTGTTCAGCTTCTTGTCGGCGAGGCGCCAAACTGCGTCAAATACCTAGAGAAACTAGGTATGACATTTGATCGAGAGGATGGTCAGCTGGCAACCACTCTTGAGGCAGCACATAGCCATCAGCGTGTCTTGCATGTCCAAGATAGGACAGGGAGAGCACTCATAGATGTGCTACGCGAGCGTGTGGAACATCGCCCTGGACTGCTGCATCGCCGCGGTATCCGTGTAACACAACTATGGGTAGAGCAAGGCCGCTGTTGTGGAGTTCAGGTGCTTGATGGTGCGAGACTACACTGGATCCCCAGCCGCATGGTTGTTCTAGCCACTGGTGGTGGTGGCCACTTATTTACTAACAGCACTAATCCTAGGCAGGCTTGCGGCGAGGGTGTGGTTCTTGCTTGGGAGGCTGGCGCTGTAATTGAAGATCTCGAGTTCGTCCAATTTCATCCGACGGCATTACATCTACCACAAGCACCATGTTTCCTTATCTCGGAAGCTGTACGTGGTGAGGGAGCTATCCTCAAAGATGCAAGAGGGGTTAGCCCTGTTGCTCATATCCCCGGACGTGATCTTGCACCACGGGATAAGGTAAGCCAAGCGTTGATTCGCTCCATGCGTAAAGCAGGAGATACATCAATCCTATTAGACCTTACGCCAATTCCGCGAGCCCAACTAGTCCGCCGTTTCCCCACTATTTTAAAGCGATGCAGAGAGTTTGGCCTAGACCCATTGCAACAGCCGATTCCTGTTGCACCAGCAGCACATTACTGGATGGGCGGTGTAGCTACTGACCTTACTGCCGCCACTAGTTTGCCTGGACTTCACGCTGTAGGTGAAGTGGCTTGTACAGGTGTGCATGGAGCTAACCGTCTAGCTAGCAATTCTTTAATGGAGTGTTTAGTGTTTGCAGGGCAGCTAGCCAAAGTCACTCTTCCAGAAGAGCCTAAAGTAGCAATAGCTAGTGCATGGAGTCAGCAAAAGTGGAGTACTGGGCCATTAAGTGGACCTGAAGAGACAGCTGGTTTGGTGTTGGCAATTGACCAGTTGAGACAGCTTTGCTGGCTTGCAGCGGGAGTAGATCGCAGTGCCCGAGACCTGAAATCCGGATTGCGAGACTTGAAACCAGCTATCGGTGATTTGTGGCAGAGGCCATTGCTAGGAATGATGCGGAATCAACCAAAAGATCAATGTTTGCTTTTAGAGGAGCCAACAAGACAGGCTCTTAATCTGCTGTTAGATCTAGGTCATCGCCAGCGAGCTAGCCTACTATTGCTACAGTCCTGTCTGTTCCGCCGTGAAAGCCGCGGCGGCCATTTTCGGCAAGATGCACCAATGCCACTGTCACAGTGGCGTTGCCACACACAGATTCAGAGGGATAAGGAGCTGTCGACTCGACCAGTCCGTTCTTGA
- a CDS encoding photosystem II complex extrinsic protein precursor PsuB → MTFPIAATAEESPRNIADDKVAERGSKVDLNNSSVRRFQQFPGMYPTLAGKIVLGGPYETIDDVLDLDLTERQRELFEKYRDNFTVTAPSIALNEGFDRINDGQYR, encoded by the coding sequence ATGACTTTCCCGATTGCTGCAACAGCTGAGGAATCTCCACGCAACATTGCGGACGACAAAGTAGCTGAACGAGGTAGTAAAGTGGATCTTAATAATTCCTCGGTCCGTCGTTTTCAGCAATTTCCCGGTATGTACCCAACACTGGCAGGCAAGATTGTTCTTGGCGGTCCCTACGAGACTATAGACGATGTGCTTGATCTCGACTTAACAGAGCGTCAGCGAGAACTTTTCGAGAAATATAGGGATAACTTCACAGTTACTGCTCCATCAATTGCACTCAATGAGGGTTTCGACAGGATTAACGACGGCCAGTACCGTTAA